DNA sequence from the Pedobacter sp. W3I1 genome:
AATGTATCTGCATTCTAAAAATACCGAAGGAGGTGGCTTGTACAATGCCCAAGATGGCCTTTGGTGGCGCGATAAAGATTTTGTGCCGCCTTATAAAGAACCAAATGGCGAAGATTGTTATTGGTCCAGAGGAAACGGATGGGTTGTGGCTGCACTGGTACGCGTGTTAGAAATTATTCCTGAAAATGAAGTTCACCGCAATGAATATTTAAAAACCTATCACGAAATGATCAAAGCATTAGTTCCCATTCAGCGTGCCGATGGTTTTTGGAATGTAAGTTTGCACGATGCCACTCATTTTGGCGGAAAAGAAACTTCGGGTACTGCATTGTTTGTGTACGGCATGGCCTGGGGTGTAAATCAGGGTATTTTAGATAAAGCCACTTATCTGCCTATCATTACTAAAGCCTGGAACGCCATGACGAAAGATGCTGTTCAAAAAAATTGGTTTTATTGGTTTTATGCAGGGAACAGGCAAGGAACCAAAAGACGGACAGCCCGTAAGTTATACTAGCGTGCCTGATTTTGAAGATTATGGTTTAGGTTGTTTTTTATTAGCCGGAACCGAGGTTTACAAGCTTAAAAAGTAATAAAAATGAATTTCAGAAATCTAGCTGGTTTATCGGTATTGCTATTGATGTTTTTGCTGCCCAAACAAAATGTGGCACAAAGGGCAGGCATTGCTGTTTCTGAAATTAACAGTGTTTCATCTTTTCCTATTGTTGATGGGGGAAAAGCATCACCTATTTATTTCGATGAAAGAGATGCTGAAGTAGTTGGGATTGCTGCTGAAGCTTTTAAAGATGACATTCACTTATTAACGGGAACAACTGCCAAGGTTTTTAAAAACAATCCTGCTTTAAATGCTTACCCCATTATTATTGGTACCATGGGGCAGTCGCTTTATATAGATCAATTAGTTAAAACTGGAAAAATAAACAGGACTACTTTAGCAGGCAAATGGGAAACTTTTTCTGTTTCAGTGATCGAAAATCCTTTAAAGGGAGTGAAAAGGGCATTGGTAATTGCTGGTAGCGATAGGCGGGGAACGGCTTACGGCGTTTTTCAACTGTCGCGTATGCTTGGTGTATCGCCACTTTGTTGGTGGGCAGATGTTAAACCTGCAACTAAAAAATCATTATATGTAAAAAATGGTCAGCCTTTGGTAGAATCGCCATCGGTTAAATACCGCGGTATTTTTATCAATGATGAGGATTGGGGCATTCAGCCTTGGGCTGCAAAAATGATGGATACCGATGTAAAAGATATTGGCCCAAAAACTTATACCAAAATATTCGAGCTGCTGCTCAGGTTAAAAGCCAATTACATCTGGCCGGGCATGCACCCTTCAACCAAAGCATTTTATTATTATGCGAATAACCCCATAATGGCCGATAAATATGCCATTGTTTTAGGTTCTAGTCATTGCGAACCGATGCTCAGGAACAATGTTTTCGAATGGGCAGAGAATTTTGAGCAGGAATATGGCAAAAAGCCAGGCGAGTGGCGTTACGATCTGAATAAAAATGAAATTGCAAACTATTGGACTGATCGCGTAAAACAAGCTAAAAACTACGAATCGATTTATACGGTTGGGATGCGTGGTATTCACGACGGCAGCATGCCCGGACCTAAAGATAAAAATGCAAAAGTAAAGTTGTTGGAAGAAATCATAACTGATCAAAGGACAATTTTAAGCAAAAATATCACTAAACCTGTAAGCTCCATTCCACAGATTTTTTGCCCTTACAAAGAGGTTTTATCTTTATATCAGGCAGGTTTGAAACTACCTGATGATGTGACCATTGTTTGGGCCGATGATAACCACGGTTACATCCGTCAGCTTTCTAACCCTGAAGAGCAAAAACGCTCAGGTGGAAGCGGGGTGTATTACCATATCTCTTACTGGGGTGCTCCACAAGATTATTTGTGGCTTTCTTCCATTTCTCCATCGTTAATTTCGTACGAGTTAACTAAAGCTTACCAGTATAAAGCCGACCGACTTTGGGTGATAAATGTGGGTGATATTAAGCCTGCCGAAATGGAAACGCAGTTTGCGATGGATTTGGCCTGGAATGTAAACCAGTGGAAACCCGAAAACGCAGATCAATATGCCGAAAGCTGGGCTGCTGAGACCTTTGGTGCTGAGTTTGCGAAACCCATTGCCGAAATAAAAGCCGTTTATTATCGCCTTGCACAGGCCGCTAAGCCAGAACACATGGCGAGTGTTAATTTTACTGATGCACAGGCTGAAGAAAGATTAGCCGCTTACGA
Encoded proteins:
- a CDS encoding glycosyl hydrolase 115 family protein, producing the protein MNFRNLAGLSVLLLMFLLPKQNVAQRAGIAVSEINSVSSFPIVDGGKASPIYFDERDAEVVGIAAEAFKDDIHLLTGTTAKVFKNNPALNAYPIIIGTMGQSLYIDQLVKTGKINRTTLAGKWETFSVSVIENPLKGVKRALVIAGSDRRGTAYGVFQLSRMLGVSPLCWWADVKPATKKSLYVKNGQPLVESPSVKYRGIFINDEDWGIQPWAAKMMDTDVKDIGPKTYTKIFELLLRLKANYIWPGMHPSTKAFYYYANNPIMADKYAIVLGSSHCEPMLRNNVFEWAENFEQEYGKKPGEWRYDLNKNEIANYWTDRVKQAKNYESIYTVGMRGIHDGSMPGPKDKNAKVKLLEEIITDQRTILSKNITKPVSSIPQIFCPYKEVLSLYQAGLKLPDDVTIVWADDNHGYIRQLSNPEEQKRSGGSGVYYHISYWGAPQDYLWLSSISPSLISYELTKAYQYKADRLWVINVGDIKPAEMETQFAMDLAWNVNQWKPENADQYAESWAAETFGAEFAKPIAEIKAVYYRLAQAAKPEHMASVNFTDAQAEERLAAYENIYNQAKNLNDQIPARLKDAYFELILYPVEGAMLMNQKILFAKKSLILAANGDQSALSYSKKSIAAFDQIQLITKKYNEEIAGGKWNGMMSWKPRDLAVFKMPKVADSVAAKPIGAVAKTENKIIVQAAKYAEKSVPKGVTLQTLKGLGLGGDGISVYPFTFRPIDETALQNAAFIIYEVDFKTQGEHQIEVKCLPTQGVNNGIKVRYAISVNNDKPQVINISPASENNIWKQNVLQGYASGITKHKINKTGKSTVKIYMLDPGLVINQLEIQQI